In Bdellovibrionota bacterium, one genomic interval encodes:
- the mreC gene encoding rod shape-determining protein MreC produces MNIFPFDFKKLIIVIVLVAIPLVAINVKRKEEQLAWFLKPVFITSSFLQNIFTNFSLGVRDTTSLYLNLVDIRKDNRLLKEKLNELEANLSQFKEIKSENDRLTSLLEFKKESPHTLLTARVIGHDILGQHSTLFIDKGSDDGVVPGQAVITPVGVVGSVLNTEKDFSQILTLTDRYSDIDAVIDRSRSRGILEGVSPSVCRLKYLQRTDDVQVGDIVLTTGLDHIFPKGFPIGKVTRVDKKDYGITQEVQVEPLVSTFDSEAVFVVIKANDKVEVQEKIKEMSIKD; encoded by the coding sequence ATGAATATCTTCCCGTTTGATTTTAAAAAATTGATTATAGTTATCGTGTTGGTCGCAATTCCGCTCGTTGCCATTAACGTTAAGCGCAAAGAAGAACAACTCGCTTGGTTTCTAAAGCCTGTATTCATCACATCTTCTTTCTTACAAAATATTTTTACAAATTTCAGTTTAGGTGTAAGAGATACAACAAGCTTGTATTTGAACTTAGTAGACATTCGCAAGGATAACAGGTTGCTTAAAGAAAAACTCAATGAACTCGAAGCAAATCTCAGTCAGTTCAAAGAAATCAAAAGCGAAAATGATCGTCTCACAAGTCTTCTCGAGTTTAAAAAAGAATCTCCTCACACATTATTAACGGCAAGAGTTATCGGTCATGATATCCTTGGCCAACACTCTACCCTCTTTATTGATAAAGGTTCTGATGATGGAGTTGTTCCAGGACAAGCAGTTATCACTCCAGTTGGAGTTGTGGGCTCTGTACTGAATACGGAAAAAGATTTTTCGCAAATTTTAACTCTCACCGATCGTTACTCGGATATCGATGCTGTGATCGACAGATCTCGTTCGAGAGGAATCCTTGAGGGTGTTTCTCCGAGCGTGTGCAGACTCAAATATTTGCAAAGAACAGATGACGTTCAAGTTGGTGACATTGTTCTTACGACGGGCCTTGACCATATCTTTCCAAAAGGGTTTCCAATTGGGAAAGTAACAAGAGTCGATAAAAAAGATTATGGCATCACTCAAGAGGTGCAAGTCGAACCCTTGGTTTCTACTTTTGATAGCGAAGCTGTCTTTGTTGTAATCAAAGCAAACGACAAAGTTGAAGTGCAAGAAAAAATTAAAGAGATGAGCATCAAGGATTAA
- a CDS encoding SurA N-terminal domain-containing protein: MNMLDSLKKNLTRRNILAYLIFGAIILVFVLFGYQASGPQMMGYAAVVNDKTISIPEFQNSLNQMMQFYSGLMGGKIGDSPEMQAQMRNSALDQLIQREVVSQVAHKEGFIVTDAEIRDILLKAPTFQKDGVFQRSYYEAYLQNQGTTAARFENQLKRDMVVDRVRRVISEGIVPFNSELKKIQVLKSKAYTVDFMKIDEVALKDKVSLEELGGRLKDSKAFEADVQKLGLKWQTAKPVSLDSDTIPEVGASERVMGEVFKLTEKGQVVPELLSTPQGYFAVRLNKIESKAVPANPENLDATKNQIGSQRSNEFLSKWTQNASKNFSIEKNLALIGQ; encoded by the coding sequence ATGAACATGCTCGATTCACTAAAGAAAAACCTTACTCGTAGAAACATCCTTGCATACCTGATTTTCGGCGCGATCATTTTGGTATTTGTACTGTTCGGTTACCAAGCCAGCGGCCCCCAGATGATGGGTTATGCAGCAGTCGTGAATGATAAAACGATCAGCATCCCAGAATTCCAAAATAGCCTCAATCAAATGATGCAGTTCTACTCAGGATTGATGGGCGGAAAAATCGGTGATTCCCCTGAAATGCAAGCTCAGATGAGAAACTCTGCGTTAGATCAATTGATTCAACGTGAAGTGGTTTCGCAAGTTGCTCACAAAGAAGGCTTTATAGTTACAGATGCAGAAATCAGAGATATTCTTTTAAAAGCTCCGACGTTTCAAAAAGACGGAGTTTTCCAAAGATCATATTATGAAGCTTACTTACAAAACCAAGGAACTACGGCGGCACGTTTTGAAAATCAATTAAAGCGTGACATGGTAGTGGATAGAGTTCGTCGTGTGATTTCTGAAGGTATCGTGCCGTTCAATAGTGAGCTTAAAAAAATTCAAGTATTGAAATCAAAGGCTTACACTGTGGACTTCATGAAGATTGATGAAGTTGCGTTAAAAGATAAAGTATCACTTGAAGAGTTGGGTGGAAGGCTTAAGGATTCAAAAGCTTTCGAAGCTGACGTCCAGAAGTTGGGCTTAAAGTGGCAGACGGCTAAACCTGTATCATTAGATTCAGATACAATCCCTGAGGTGGGTGCATCTGAAAGAGTGATGGGTGAAGTATTTAAACTCACAGAAAAGGGACAAGTGGTTCCTGAATTGTTGTCCACGCCGCAAGGTTACTTTGCTGTAAGATTGAACAAAATTGAAAGCAAGGCTGTGCCGGCAAACCCTGAAAATCTTGATGCCACGAAGAACCAAATCGGATCGCAAAGATCGAATGAGTTTTTATCAAAGTGGACTCAAAATGCTTCAAAGAATTTTTCTATTGAAAAGAATTTGGCGTTGATTGGGCAGTAG